Proteins encoded in a region of the Teredinibacter purpureus genome:
- a CDS encoding LysM peptidoglycan-binding domain-containing protein yields MKKQISGLLAALALTTAQILPTVTAEEPQLRDTVPTIHTVVKGDTLWDISASFLKNPWMWPEIWHVNSQIDNPHLIYPGDVIRLIYLEGKPRLTLETAGRIYKLSPEARVLTQGEAIKTIPLDAINAFLSRSRITEEKELDAAPYVLSGMDEHLIVGAGDKLYTRGTFVDGPRVYGVYRKGEEFIDPETNEKLGVLAEDIGTAELLTIAGEIGTMKVSRTTEEIRAGDRLLRHEERSIASTFFPSPPSKDINGVILAVEKGLHQVGNMDVVVLNRGNREGMAAGNVMAIYKRGGKIRDRITGERVQLPDERAGVLMVFRVFEKVSLGIVLEAYRGISVADYVRNP; encoded by the coding sequence ATGAAAAAGCAAATTTCGGGCTTGCTCGCTGCTCTGGCCCTGACGACAGCGCAAATATTGCCCACGGTTACAGCAGAAGAACCCCAATTACGCGATACCGTTCCAACAATCCATACGGTTGTTAAAGGTGATACATTATGGGATATATCGGCTAGCTTCCTTAAAAATCCGTGGATGTGGCCAGAAATCTGGCATGTAAATTCCCAAATTGATAACCCCCATCTTATATACCCTGGCGATGTTATTCGCTTGATCTACCTAGAAGGTAAGCCCCGTTTGACGCTCGAAACGGCTGGCCGAATCTACAAACTCAGCCCAGAAGCCCGCGTGTTAACACAGGGTGAAGCGATTAAAACCATTCCTCTCGATGCCATTAATGCCTTTCTTTCGCGTAGCCGCATTACCGAAGAGAAAGAGTTGGACGCTGCACCTTACGTGTTATCCGGTATGGATGAGCACCTTATTGTTGGTGCTGGCGATAAATTGTATACCCGCGGCACTTTTGTTGATGGGCCACGCGTTTACGGTGTGTACCGTAAAGGCGAGGAATTTATAGACCCCGAAACGAACGAGAAACTCGGTGTACTGGCAGAAGATATAGGCACTGCAGAGCTGCTAACCATCGCGGGCGAAATTGGCACTATGAAGGTGTCGCGTACTACTGAAGAAATTCGCGCCGGTGATCGCTTGCTACGTCATGAAGAGCGTTCTATTGCCTCTACTTTCTTTCCCTCTCCTCCGTCTAAAGATATTAACGGCGTTATTTTAGCGGTAGAAAAAGGCCTGCACCAAGTAGGCAACATGGATGTTGTGGTGCTCAATCGCGGTAATCGCGAAGGTATGGCAGCCGGGAATGTAATGGCTATATACAAGCGTGGCGGTAAAATCCGAGATCGTATTACCGGTGAGCGTGTGCAACTTCCCGACGAGCGCGCTGGTGTATTGATGGTTTTCCGCGTTTTCGAAAAAGTTAGCCTAGGTATTGTTTTAGAAGCCTATCGTGGCATTTCGGTTGCAGATTACGTACGTAACCCCTAA
- the def gene encoding peptide deformylase: MALLPILEFPDPRLRTVAKPVAQVDDRIRTLIDDMFETMYDAPGVGLAATQVNIHEQIIVIDTSEDKNEPLVFINPEIEVLDEDLLGYEEGCLSVPGFYEEVTRPSHVKVNALGRDGKPFTLEPDGLLAVCIQHEIDHLKGKLFVDYVSNIKRQRIRTKLEKQHRSKA; encoded by the coding sequence ATGGCATTGTTACCGATATTAGAATTCCCAGATCCTCGATTACGCACTGTTGCAAAACCTGTTGCACAGGTAGATGACCGTATTCGCACCCTTATTGATGATATGTTCGAGACGATGTACGACGCGCCAGGCGTTGGTTTGGCCGCTACACAAGTCAATATACACGAGCAGATCATTGTTATTGATACCAGCGAAGATAAAAACGAACCACTCGTGTTTATCAACCCTGAAATCGAGGTGCTAGATGAAGACCTGCTCGGCTACGAAGAAGGATGCCTTTCGGTACCCGGATTTTACGAAGAGGTTACGCGGCCCAGCCATGTGAAAGTTAACGCGCTAGGGCGTGATGGCAAGCCCTTCACACTAGAGCCCGACGGCCTACTCGCTGTCTGTATTCAACATGAAATCGACCACCTTAAAGGTAAGTTATTTGTCGACTATGTATCGAACATTAAGCGGCAACGTATTCGTACCAAACTCGAAAAACAACATCGTTCCAAGGCCTGA